The sequence cgcagcagtcgcgtggttccagactgaagtgcctagaaccgctcggccactccggccgccaagtCATCGATACACCATACTCTCCTGTCACGTGGGAGTAGCTAAGTTATAACGAATCCCACATTTGTACAGAATGCTACCTACACACGAACTTTATTTTCTTGTAACAGGTCCCCCATCCGCTGGAGCACCTGGAAGACCTAGTCCCGCATCCGTTGGAACACTTCGGCAACCTGGAGGCGTCGGCGGTGGTTTCAGCACAGGAGACAGAACTGCCAGTGGCTTCGGTGGTGGCCAAGGCGGCGGAGCCGGAGGCGGCGTCCAAGATCGCATTGGAGGTGGCGTCGCAGATCGTACTGGTGGGAGCTTCGGAGGTGGAGCTCCAGGTAGTGCTGTAGGCGGCGTCGTCGGCATCTCTAGGGCTCCTGTGGCAGGTGGCAGTGCCGGTAGCTTTGGGGGCGGTGCTGGAGGCGCTGGGAGTGTCGACAGAGGAGACGGTGGGAGCGGCTTCGGAGGGCAGCGCCCTGGCCTGCCAAGGCAGCCAACTATCGGCACAGCAGCTCAGCCCGGCAGACCTTCCCAACCAGTGGGGCAGCAGCCGGCGTTCGGAGCGCGACCCTTCGCCGTCCCAGCACAGACGCCCTCGGGAGTTGGCGGCGCTCCCGGCCAGCAGGTGACAGGCCCAGCTTCCGCTCGGCCAGGGCCGCAGAACGCTGGTGCCCCATTTGGAACCGCTGGTGCCCCATTTGGAACCGCTGGTGCCCCATTTGGAACCGCTGGTGCCCCATTTGGAACCGCCGGTGCCCCATTTGGAGGTGAGGCGTCGCCTCCGGGCACTCGGCAGCAAGGCGGCGAGCGCCCGACCGCGTTCGGTGGGCGGCCATCCTCCGGCCCTGGAGCTGCCGGTGGTGGCGTCCCAGCCTCGAGTGGCGGACTGGGTGTTCCGCCTGGAGAGCCCGTCAGGGACGGACTCCCGCCGGGAGTCACCATGCAGGACGTTATGGATGCCCTGCTCTACAGGTACGTAACTCCCACCACAGCAAAcagccaacatctacatctatatgtacatggttactctgcaattcacacttaagtttcctttaatttacgtctatggtcacaatcttttttgtttaacagattaccggtttcggtctttaatgaccatcatcagatttgcagcaaaaatgggaaaaatataaatacactcgcaaactgtagaCAGCTTAcgaacaatacatagagcatattgaaaagtagtactgataaaatttacatttgtgcgctttaaatatgaagaggcataactgtttcataaaaacaaagtcctaatgtactgcagccatagtggcatcgtcaaatgttaactgcggaatcagcaccagcatcgtcaaatacatataagacacatcacatgcacgagtcctgtagtcagtaaaactactgttcaaaacaagctgtcgtacagtagccacaagatgtttgtgttgtaagttcactagatgtcgctaatgtcggcatacactaattttcaataattaattgaaacagtgaaaataaagggggatacaatagttgaagtctgtaataagcttataatgtataaaaggtattacagtaataaaaagcaataaaaacaagagcacgacaaaagtaatattgttaaaaagaggaatagttaaaaaaaagtggttgacatatgctctagtgccaatattctagacaatggcataaatattaaacaccgttgatatagaaccgggtaatattaaacaacataaaacaaatcgctaaaggagccttttatgccattttaaagTGATTAAGTTTCTGTCATTAACGTATACTGCAGATTTTGAGCTTGATCTCCTGCTATATATATTACTCATACGTATAAACTCAATAACTTGAAAAAGGCCTAAacttgggtcgtaattaaataaacaacaatacagtcaaattgaGGTCTGTTCATTTTAAAGTTCTGCTTTGTCTGTGTTAGTGAAATATAAATTATTCGACCAGAAAATCTCACTAATCAGCGACATATCAatagtatttttttctgttgaaaCCGGTTTATGAATCTGTTGCCTACTTTCGGTTGGTACGTTTCGTTGTTGGTTTGCCTCACACCATCGGAGGAAGCTTATTCAATGTGTACAAAAgtgtttgtgaataattttgaagttCAGTGCTTCATTTTTGGACCAAATTCTTCCGCTTTTGGAGGCCTCTCAGTGTAATGCAAGAAAATCAGATCCTGATGGTACAACACAGCCACAGATAGCGATTGGAAAGAGTAAATAAAGCACCGATAATTCTGTGTAGGGGGCGAAACAAGTTCAAGAGGCGGTACGGATAGAGTGGTGGatattaaataaattattcagttttaGGAAACTTTATTTATTTAGCTGAACATGAGAACTGCTCAGAACCAGTGTACTTAGCATGGAAAGAAAAAGATCGATACTCCAACAGTTATAAATTGGGCAACGTTAGCGAAGACGGATGCTGTGTGGAGAAACTGCGAATTTACGATCTGTGTTAACTACTAAACTGATGCtggcagccggctggggtggccgagcggttctaggcactacagtctagaaccgcgcgaccgctacggtcgcaggttcgaatcctacctcgggcatggatttgtgtgtagtccttatgttagttaggtttaagaagttctaagttctaggggactgatgacatcagaagttaagtgccatagtgctcagagccatttgtaccatttttgaggTTTGCATGAACAGCGATATCCACAGCACGTTCCTGTACGTGGACACAAAGTGCCTCATCTTGTGACCTTATATCCACGACAGAATGGCTGTCGAAGGTGACGTGACTCTGGATTAGCAGCATATCTTGCCTCGAGACTTCTAGACAGCTCAGTTATCTGCCCAATAGATCTGAATTCTCACCCTTTCTATCGTCagaatttcaataaaatttaataatCAATGACGAAACGAACTAATTGAAAGTAACCCAACTTCCTAACGGCTACAACAAGGAAGACAATGGTGACCTCTTATCGCTGTAAAATAGCAAGAAACGTATTATAGACTAACAAAATGCCGTTACACAATTGCTAAAAAAAGTTCTCCATTGCGTTGCATACTTAGTGGAAGATATTAATTACGGTCTCGAAACATTTTTTATAGTACCCAAAGGAATTTGTTGGAAGATCTTCTGGATATTGGCTTCCCGGTTTTCTTATAACTATGAAAAGAAGTTAACGAACTCCCAGCAGGAAAGCGATACGCAAACTACAGATCAAGCCCCGCTCTGTTAGCATACTGAATGCGGGCGCCATCCTATTGAAATTACTCCGCAGCGTCATTTCCTGTGTtaaacatttttcacaataatTCTTCTTGCAGCGTACTGCGGTATACAACATTGATACGAATCGATTACAACAAGAAAGAAAAACACTCTAGTCacataattaattaaaacaatttataatttataatttatttatttatttataatttataataatttataataataataattaattaaatttaattaaatttataataataattaaaaatactcATGTTCGTTTAGCGTGGCAATGAACATAATGTTACGGGAATTTCATATCAAGATACGTCAAGAACCGACTTCTAACTCTTACTTTGCTTTCATTTTGCAACAGCGAGAGATGAATAAGCATTTGATATGGCTGCAAggtgacaattatagaactatatgaaataaaatcgccatatattctgaatggtttgcattaggacCTTCAAAttgcatggttggccgcgggggATGATGGGAATTACCATGCGCATATGGTTTggattagcgacgaagcccacttttatttggatgggttcgtcaataagcgaaattgaagcatttgggagactgagaatccgcatttcgtgatcgagaagtctcttcaccctcaacgggtgactgtgtggtgtgcaatgtccagtaatCGAATAACcggtgagatattccttgatggcatggtgactactgaacggtacgtgaaagttttggaagatgatttcatgcccACTATTcacgtgaccctgatttcgacaagatgtggttcatgaaagacggagctcgactccatcggaacaggagagcgtttgatgtcctggaggagcactttggggatcgcattccatctctggggtacccagaggacaTTGGCATGAGtctcgattagccgccatattctccggatgtaAACATGTGCGACtcccttttgtggggctatattaaagacaacgtgtacagtaataacctcaaaaccattgctgagcctaaaacagccattcaggacgtcatcggtagcatcgatgttccaacacttcagcgggtcgtgcagaatttcgctattcctctgcgccacatcatcgccagtgatggcatgCTTATGgaacatgttataacctaaatcggaaaatctgtagtgaagtttacattttgaataaagtgaGTGCAAACAGTAGTTTATAACTAATGTACGGTTGTTTCATATAGCTCAATACTTGTCACCCTGCATATTTGTTCAACGATACTGCCGTCAGATGTGAAAGAACCTCTCTTTTACCAGGTGACGGCAAATGTATGCAAACGATATTGACATACTTTATACTGTTTTCACGATGTTCTGTATGCATGCAACCAGTATCTGCAGATTATGACGAAACGGTTTGTGGGTCGTTGtcacatctgaagatgacagttaTTGTGCCGAAACATGTATTGTGAATGTTTACACTGATTAGTGGAGATCTTGAAGTAATAAATTATTATTTGAACATTAATTATAATGTTACACACTTCCATTCGACGATGCGTcagtccagaatgaattttcactctgtagtggagtgtgcgctgatttgaaacttcttgctAGACTAAGACTGTGCGTCCTTTCCAGGTTTGAGTCGCAGTCAGACACAAGTCAGTCCATAAGAAATTACGAGTCTAGAAATTACAGATATAACTTTTAAGCACACTAAAATTCTAGCTCTCTGTTAATACCAACTTGCCTTACAAACTAAATCAGCATCTCGTAAATTAGTCTTGTGGTAAACCAGATTCTTAAAAGTGTGAGAAATACATTGATAGCCTTACTAAGGAAAC comes from Schistocerca piceifrons isolate TAMUIC-IGC-003096 chromosome 8, iqSchPice1.1, whole genome shotgun sequence and encodes:
- the LOC124712133 gene encoding protein lethal(3)malignant blood neoplasm 1, which encodes MALTQALSARRLAVVRAVAAAALLCGLVVGAPAASDDDYTDENRPYEFGFVIEGQQHRHEKKDERGIIMGEFGFITADGVYHVTVYATDENGDFKIISMKNIRLGPPLDQMRTAPRASTTARPVTQPAAPEAAARTSTAPAAPGSTRTAVRLDGVNGCSGCLIPTTTAATPPAIGSELQPPFVGGPPSAGAPGRPSPASVGTLRQPGGVGGGFSTGDRTASGFGGGQGGGAGGGVQDRIGGGVADRTGGSFGGGAPGSAVGGVVGISRAPVAGGSAGSFGGGAGGAGSVDRGDGGSGFGGQRPGLPRQPTIGTAAQPGRPSQPVGQQPAFGARPFAVPAQTPSGVGGAPGQQVTGPASARPGPQNAGAPFGTAGAPFGTAGAPFGTAGAPFGTAGAPFGGEASPPGTRQQGGERPTAFGGRPSSGPGAAGGGVPASSGGLGVPPGEPVRDGLPPGVTMQDVMDALLYRFNYTLPYHGHNEEGYRSGNKVGGYFADGRDGVGRNVKYLANEFGYQPNITLVDLRPDQAHTEEDERNAPLLGYKFEWLY